Proteins encoded by one window of Streptomyces sp. NBC_01571:
- a CDS encoding MarR family winged helix-turn-helix transcriptional regulator — protein MAANTVDEVRLEDRWRDILSVHARTMCEIDRALHPHGLGASDFEVLDILASGELSHAGEHCRVQNIADRVHLSQSALSRLIGRLEKDGLVQRTVCAEDRRGVWVALTGKGRDLHAEVRPLQRAVLARTLAG, from the coding sequence ATGGCAGCGAACACGGTGGATGAGGTCCGGCTCGAGGACCGGTGGCGGGACATCCTGTCCGTGCACGCGCGCACCATGTGCGAGATCGACCGCGCGCTGCATCCGCACGGTCTGGGAGCCAGCGACTTCGAGGTGCTGGACATCCTCGCCTCCGGCGAGCTCTCGCACGCGGGTGAGCACTGCCGGGTGCAGAACATCGCCGACCGCGTCCATCTCAGCCAGAGCGCCCTGTCCCGCCTGATCGGGCGGCTGGAGAAGGACGGTCTGGTGCAACGCACGGTGTGTGCGGAGGACCGGCGCGGAGTGTGGGTCGCGCTCACCGGCAAGGGCCGCGACCTGCACGCCGAGGTGCGCCCGCTGCAGCGCGCCGTCCTCGCCCGCACCCTGGCCGGCTGA
- the crcB gene encoding fluoride efflux transporter CrcB, protein MNWLLVIVGGMLGAPLRYLTDRAVQTRHDTVFPWGTFAVNVAGCLVLGLLTGAVAAGAAGQHLQLFLGTGLCGALTTYSTFSYETLRLTETGAGFYAAANVIVSVAAGLGAAFAGVSLAQAVWA, encoded by the coding sequence GTGAACTGGCTGCTGGTGATCGTCGGCGGGATGCTCGGCGCGCCCCTGCGCTACCTGACCGACCGTGCGGTGCAGACCCGGCACGACACCGTCTTCCCCTGGGGCACCTTCGCGGTCAACGTGGCCGGCTGTCTGGTGCTCGGCCTGCTGACCGGCGCGGTCGCCGCGGGGGCGGCGGGCCAACACCTTCAGCTGTTCCTCGGTACCGGTCTGTGCGGGGCACTGACCACGTACTCCACGTTCTCGTACGAGACACTACGGCTGACCGAGACCGGAGCGGGGTTCTACGCTGCGGCGAACGTGATCGTGAGCGTGGCGGCCGGGCTCGGCGCGGCATTCGCGGGGGTTTCGCTCGCGCAAGCCGTGTGGGCCTAG
- a CDS encoding undecaprenyl-diphosphate phosphatase has protein sequence MSVINVGQAVVLGVVEGVTEFLPVSSTGHLKITEGLMNIPVDDDAVVGFSAVIQVGAIAAVLVYFFKDIVRIVSAWGRGLRDKEERQHHDYKFAWWVIYATIPIVVVGLAAKPLIEGPLASLWVVAASLIVGSGVMWVADQMGRHKRGEDDTSFKDAMLVGSSQILALLFPGFSRSGATMSTALILDLDRVAATRLSFFLGIPALTGAGLYELKDALGTGVGAAPLAVGTIVSFVVAYGSIAWLLKFVAKHSFNAFVIYRIVIGVALLGLLATGTLSS, from the coding sequence ATGAGCGTCATCAACGTCGGTCAGGCCGTCGTCCTCGGAGTCGTCGAGGGAGTGACCGAATTCCTCCCCGTCTCCTCCACCGGCCATCTCAAGATCACCGAGGGGCTGATGAACATCCCCGTCGACGACGACGCCGTCGTCGGGTTCTCGGCGGTCATCCAGGTCGGCGCCATCGCCGCCGTGCTCGTGTACTTCTTCAAGGACATCGTGCGGATCGTCTCCGCCTGGGGCCGCGGACTGCGCGACAAGGAGGAGCGTCAGCACCACGACTACAAGTTCGCCTGGTGGGTGATCTACGCGACGATCCCGATCGTCGTGGTCGGCCTGGCGGCGAAGCCGCTCATCGAGGGGCCGCTGGCCTCGCTGTGGGTGGTCGCGGCCTCACTGATCGTCGGCAGCGGCGTGATGTGGGTGGCCGACCAGATGGGCCGGCACAAGCGCGGCGAGGACGACACCTCGTTCAAGGACGCGATGCTGGTGGGCAGTTCGCAGATCCTCGCGCTGCTCTTCCCGGGCTTCTCGCGCTCCGGCGCCACGATGTCGACCGCGCTCATTCTCGACCTGGACCGGGTGGCCGCGACCCGGCTCTCCTTCTTCCTCGGCATCCCGGCCCTGACCGGTGCCGGTCTCTACGAGCTGAAGGACGCCCTGGGCACCGGCGTGGGTGCCGCGCCGCTGGCCGTCGGCACGATCGTGTCGTTCGTGGTCGCCTACGGCTCGATCGCCTGGCTGCTGAAGTTCGTGGCCAAGCACTCCTTCAACGCCTTCGTGATCTACCGGATCGTGATCGGGGTGGCGCTGCTCGGACTGCTCGCGACGGGCACCCTCAGCAGCTGA
- a CDS encoding GtrA family protein → MGGQFLRFAMVGVANTAAYYGFYLTLLTVLPYLAAHLVAFAGATVVSFFLNARFTYRTRPTLRKFVRFPLATVTNLVVSTLALHFLVEVGHCGSRTAALLASAVAVPFTFLASRAIMIPSSDASRQSRTAR, encoded by the coding sequence ATGGGCGGCCAGTTCCTCAGGTTCGCCATGGTCGGCGTGGCCAACACCGCGGCGTACTACGGCTTCTACCTCACACTGCTGACGGTCCTTCCCTACCTGGCCGCCCACCTCGTGGCGTTCGCCGGGGCCACGGTCGTCTCGTTCTTCCTCAACGCGCGGTTCACCTACCGGACGCGTCCCACGCTGCGGAAGTTCGTGCGCTTCCCGCTGGCCACCGTCACCAACCTCGTCGTCTCCACGCTCGCCCTGCACTTCCTGGTCGAGGTGGGCCACTGCGGGTCCCGGACCGCGGCGCTGCTCGCCTCGGCCGTGGCCGTGCCGTTCACGTTCCTGGCCAGTCGGGCGATCATGATTCCGTCCTCGGACGCCTCGCGTCAGTCGCGCACGGCGCGCTGA
- a CDS encoding RNA ligase family protein: MGSENSGLPVRGARVHYPRTPHLAWSPGATSDDVRVTDLAGLRDLEVVVTEKLDGENTTLYADGLHARSLDSAHHPSRAWVKALQGRIGAALPPGWRVCGENLYARHSIAYTGLDSWFYGFSVWDGDRCLDWDRTVRFLRRLGVPVPRVLWRGVLDERAVRALRVLRLDPARQEGYVVRTVEGFGHEEFGRRVAKWVRPGHVRTDTHWMHAEVVANGRGTAAALWDVRSGAAPDARALAAATGTGSHSGTATGSGSGTATGSGAGTGATTGSASGTGAATAAAGSGTAEEAPVGEAVVAEVSARLDVLGRTGDARLTGVLAALLHGRRRARLAPRLAGPLGMPSARRVADLVGLQSLLHRPYPDEQRRAGLGRMAVAADLGVLHAVAAAVAVTEGAAAREQVDWSALHAEEAGLLGEEPFERLRASLHGALDGLGDADVADRCWAQARASYAAGHVATAEAAVAATWRLRSGAFPRLIHLVGPSGSGKSTFAAGLHGIDGRVSLDDLRSARGSRSDQRANADVLREGLRRLDSALAAGPATVVWDATSLGRHQRSLVDAVAHRRDALITHVVVLATDDELAGRNAERAHPVPPEVLEAQLRRFDPPYPGQAHRTWYVGAGGTVDDVDGALDGGER; the protein is encoded by the coding sequence ATGGGGTCCGAAAATTCAGGCCTGCCCGTCAGGGGTGCGCGCGTGCACTATCCGCGCACCCCGCATCTGGCCTGGTCACCGGGGGCGACCTCGGACGACGTACGGGTGACGGACCTGGCGGGCCTGCGGGACCTGGAGGTGGTGGTCACCGAGAAGCTCGACGGGGAGAACACCACCCTCTACGCCGACGGACTGCACGCCAGATCGCTCGACTCGGCGCACCATCCCTCGCGGGCGTGGGTGAAGGCTCTGCAGGGACGGATCGGCGCGGCCCTCCCGCCGGGGTGGCGGGTGTGCGGCGAGAACCTGTACGCGCGGCACTCGATCGCGTACACCGGACTCGACAGCTGGTTCTACGGGTTCTCCGTCTGGGACGGCGACCGGTGCCTGGACTGGGACCGGACGGTGCGGTTCCTGCGGCGGCTGGGCGTGCCGGTGCCGCGGGTGCTGTGGCGGGGGGTCCTCGACGAGCGGGCCGTACGGGCGCTGCGCGTCCTGCGGCTGGATCCCGCCCGGCAGGAGGGGTACGTCGTACGGACCGTCGAAGGGTTCGGACACGAGGAGTTCGGCCGCCGGGTGGCCAAGTGGGTGCGGCCAGGGCACGTGCGGACCGACACGCACTGGATGCACGCCGAAGTGGTGGCCAACGGGCGGGGCACGGCCGCCGCGCTGTGGGACGTGCGGTCGGGCGCGGCCCCCGACGCCCGGGCGCTCGCGGCGGCGACGGGAACGGGTTCCCATTCGGGGACGGCAACGGGCTCGGGCTCGGGAACGGCGACGGGTTCGGGTGCGGGGACGGGAGCGACGACGGGCTCGGCTTCGGGGACGGGAGCGGCAACGGCGGCCGCGGGCTCGGGAACGGCCGAGGAGGCACCCGTCGGTGAAGCCGTCGTCGCGGAGGTGTCCGCCAGGCTCGATGTGCTGGGGCGGACCGGGGACGCCCGGCTGACGGGGGTGCTCGCCGCCCTGCTGCACGGTCGGCGCCGTGCCCGGCTGGCTCCCCGGCTGGCCGGACCGCTCGGCATGCCGTCGGCACGGCGGGTCGCGGACCTGGTCGGACTCCAGTCCCTGCTGCACCGTCCGTACCCCGACGAGCAACGACGTGCCGGACTGGGACGCATGGCCGTCGCGGCCGACCTGGGTGTACTGCACGCGGTCGCCGCGGCCGTCGCCGTCACCGAGGGTGCCGCGGCGCGCGAACAGGTCGACTGGTCCGCGCTGCACGCGGAGGAGGCGGGCCTCCTCGGGGAGGAACCGTTCGAGCGTCTCCGCGCGAGCCTGCACGGTGCCCTCGACGGCCTCGGTGACGCCGATGTGGCCGACCGCTGCTGGGCGCAGGCGCGGGCGTCGTACGCCGCGGGCCACGTGGCCACCGCAGAGGCGGCCGTGGCGGCGACCTGGCGGCTGCGGAGCGGCGCGTTCCCCCGGCTGATCCATTTGGTGGGCCCGTCGGGCAGCGGCAAGAGCACGTTCGCCGCCGGCCTGCACGGGATCGACGGTCGGGTCTCCCTGGACGACCTGCGCTCGGCGCGCGGCTCACGCTCCGACCAGCGCGCCAACGCGGACGTCCTCCGCGAGGGCCTGCGACGGCTGGACTCCGCGCTCGCGGCCGGTCCCGCGACCGTGGTCTGGGACGCCACCTCGCTCGGCCGGCACCAGCGTTCCCTGGTGGACGCCGTGGCGCACCGTCGTGACGCGCTGATCACCCACGTGGTCGTGCTGGCCACGGACGACGAGCTGGCCGGGCGCAACGCCGAACGGGCGCACCCGGTGCCACCCGAGGTGCTCGAAGCACAGCTGCGCCGGTTCGACCCGCCCTACCCGGGCCAGGCGCACCGGACGTGGTACGTCGGCGCGGGCGGAACCGTGGACGACGTCGACGGCGCACTGGACGGGGGCGAGCGGTGA
- a CDS encoding SseB family protein: MDTPSNDHHRPTPATPAQRALDTLAENTRDTVALDTLAGSEVLVPVPDDVSEQDATDPAAVALPVLDQPDGEQVVPVFTSELEMAGLLPFVSRYRMVPLGALASQWPSGDLALTIDASSPHGLTLTSEGVRTLLARPGA; encoded by the coding sequence ATGGACACACCCTCGAACGACCACCACCGGCCCACGCCCGCGACCCCGGCCCAGCGGGCCCTGGACACCCTCGCGGAGAACACCCGCGACACGGTGGCACTGGACACGCTGGCCGGCAGCGAGGTGCTGGTTCCCGTGCCGGACGACGTGAGCGAGCAGGACGCCACCGATCCCGCGGCCGTGGCGCTGCCTGTCCTCGACCAGCCGGACGGGGAGCAGGTGGTACCGGTCTTCACCTCGGAACTGGAGATGGCCGGTCTGCTGCCCTTCGTCTCCCGCTACCGGATGGTTCCCCTGGGCGCGCTGGCCTCCCAGTGGCCGTCCGGCGATCTGGCGCTCACCATCGACGCGAGCTCGCCGCACGGTCTGACCCTCACCTCCGAGGGCGTCCGCACCCTCCTGGCCCGCCCGGGCGCCTGA
- a CDS encoding DUF190 domain-containing protein: MTRLTGSALRVTIFIGENDTWHHKPLYAEIVHRARAAGLAGASVFRGIEGFGASSLIHTSRLLSLSEDLPVAIVLVDDEERVRAFLPQLDELVVEGLVILDDCEVVRYVGRDAESGKTGREGKK, translated from the coding sequence ATGACCCGGCTGACAGGCAGTGCCCTGCGCGTGACGATCTTCATCGGCGAGAACGACACCTGGCACCACAAGCCGCTCTACGCGGAGATCGTGCACCGCGCCCGCGCGGCGGGCCTGGCCGGCGCCAGTGTCTTCCGTGGTATCGAGGGCTTCGGCGCCTCCTCGCTGATCCACACCTCACGGCTGCTGTCGCTGAGCGAGGACCTCCCGGTGGCGATCGTGCTCGTGGACGACGAGGAACGCGTCCGCGCCTTCCTCCCCCAGCTCGACGAACTCGTCGTGGAAGGGCTGGTGATCCTCGACGACTGCGAGGTCGTCCGGTACGTGGGCCGCGACGCCGAGTCCGGCAAAACGGGCAGGGAAGGTAAGAAGTAG
- the crcB gene encoding fluoride efflux transporter CrcB has translation MTVPHPERVGTPDAPVRPSARRASSWDGQGPVVAMVALGGALGATARYGAARLWPVETGGFPWTTFWVNVVGCAVIGVFMVVITDVWAAHRLVRPFFGTGVLGGFTTFSTYAVDVQRLLDGGHPATAFGYLAATLFAALAAVWAAVTVTRRALAGRRR, from the coding sequence ATGACAGTCCCGCACCCCGAGCGAGTCGGCACACCCGACGCTCCCGTACGCCCGTCCGCCCGCCGCGCGTCCTCCTGGGACGGCCAGGGGCCGGTGGTGGCGATGGTCGCGCTCGGCGGCGCCCTCGGCGCCACCGCCCGGTACGGGGCGGCCCGGCTGTGGCCCGTGGAGACCGGCGGCTTCCCCTGGACCACGTTCTGGGTGAACGTCGTCGGCTGCGCCGTGATCGGCGTCTTCATGGTCGTCATCACCGACGTGTGGGCGGCCCACCGGCTGGTGCGGCCCTTCTTCGGCACCGGGGTGCTCGGCGGGTTCACCACCTTCTCGACCTACGCCGTCGACGTCCAGAGACTTCTGGACGGGGGGCACCCCGCGACCGCGTTCGGCTACCTCGCGGCGACCCTGTTCGCGGCCCTGGCGGCGGTATGGGCCGCGGTCACGGTGACCCGCCGTGCGCTGGCGGGGAGGCGGCGATGA
- a CDS encoding poly(A) polymerase encodes MRTSDEIYHRVRWDPRFDPARFVLGVNQRGAAPKRVPLPAFVPGGDIPWHRVLFVEADGELVWDRATGVDRIDMSSAGRVRAPRLLRAPFFTADTPYGWDDAVARWRAPEGPPVTSDGSRVSPHRLRVLTWNTLWDRYDSDRIDTDRRRPLLLAALEEADADVIALQEVEAGLLDLLLRAPWIRAAYTVGCDPRGKRVDDTGLLLLSRLPVREAGHHALGPHKAVTALTLETASGPLVVAATHLSSDHSDNGPARRKAELARVAEGLADLDGPLVLLGDFNDGGDGPAGPAAALGLRDAWTEVRGPADGSPTFDPAVNPLAAISSLSGRSSRLDRILLRGRALHPTDAALRGDSPGPGGLYVSDHFGVEAVLSLEGAGVVAARDGVGSAADPGSAYDPGPVGADHAVDSIAALDTLDLAPTARTAVAWLPSEDLWPAIQVLRRTYDPQARRWPPHVNLLFGFVPESAFERAVPLLSRAAATTPPFDIRLDGVHTFGHRDDATVWLDPAGTDPEPWARLRAALERRFPRCRGRAEGFTPHLTLGRVQDPRPVAADCVARLGSAVPARVGHLVLLSRRGDEPMCPRATVALGTGEVRWLPDPTTTSTTSPMATTAGTLGAAAAAVAVDPDDRGAERTARRLSDALGEGTVHVVGSRRMGGALPGADLDLVAALPGVVGMTDVLARVTGALPDAARVRQVTGARVPGLRLSVDGLGVDLSVVATGPLPPAEAVDHRAELGAAAATALSAVSDADAVRSAVAGRHAAFAGLAAEVKAWAKARGLDSAPFGGLPGLAWSVLAARTTREAEVLSPAGLLRDFFGTWAAWDWREPVGLDPVGLEPTGPGPTGLDQAGHEPFGLVGAAFARSPSAVSVMTPTDPVRLCTSQVGPGFRDLLTDELYRAWDILETAARTGADPLPALLSPPPLHRRHAAWLVVSVRAAGTEEFEQTRGRVRGRVRALLTALEDAGTPDAHAWPHPFGEGTASATYAIGLGRNPLDAARLDGLTRGWGRGLPGVVTERAECGDVPTLRCPAHILPAHRE; translated from the coding sequence ATGCGTACCAGTGACGAGATCTACCACCGGGTCCGCTGGGACCCGCGCTTCGACCCGGCCCGTTTCGTGCTGGGCGTCAACCAGCGCGGGGCCGCCCCCAAGCGCGTCCCGCTGCCCGCCTTCGTGCCCGGGGGCGACATCCCCTGGCACCGGGTGCTGTTCGTCGAGGCGGACGGCGAGTTGGTGTGGGACCGGGCCACGGGCGTCGACCGTATCGACATGTCGTCCGCCGGCCGGGTGCGGGCCCCACGCCTTCTGCGGGCCCCGTTCTTCACGGCCGACACGCCGTACGGGTGGGACGACGCGGTGGCGCGGTGGCGAGCCCCCGAGGGACCGCCGGTCACGTCCGACGGTTCGCGGGTGTCGCCCCACCGTCTGCGGGTGCTGACCTGGAACACGCTGTGGGACCGCTACGACAGCGACCGCATCGACACCGACCGCCGCCGGCCCCTGCTGCTCGCGGCCCTGGAGGAAGCCGACGCCGACGTCATCGCGCTCCAGGAGGTCGAGGCCGGCCTGCTCGACCTGCTGCTGCGGGCTCCCTGGATCCGTGCCGCCTACACGGTGGGCTGCGACCCCCGCGGGAAACGGGTCGACGACACCGGGCTGCTGCTGCTCAGCCGGTTGCCCGTGCGGGAGGCCGGCCACCACGCGCTCGGGCCGCACAAGGCCGTCACCGCCCTCACGCTGGAGACGGCGTCCGGCCCGCTCGTCGTCGCCGCCACCCACCTCAGCAGCGACCACTCCGACAACGGCCCGGCCCGCCGCAAGGCCGAACTCGCGCGCGTCGCCGAGGGACTTGCCGACCTGGACGGTCCCCTGGTGCTGCTCGGCGACTTCAACGACGGCGGCGACGGCCCGGCCGGCCCCGCCGCCGCCCTCGGACTGCGGGACGCCTGGACCGAGGTGCGCGGGCCCGCCGACGGGAGCCCCACCTTCGACCCCGCCGTCAATCCGCTGGCCGCGATCTCCTCGCTGTCCGGCCGTTCCTCCCGGCTCGACCGGATCCTGCTGCGGGGCCGCGCGCTTCACCCGACGGACGCGGCCCTGCGGGGCGACTCCCCCGGCCCCGGCGGCCTGTACGTCTCCGACCACTTCGGCGTGGAGGCCGTGCTGAGCCTGGAGGGGGCGGGCGTCGTCGCGGCCCGCGACGGCGTCGGCTCCGCGGCGGATCCCGGCTCCGCGTACGACCCGGGGCCCGTCGGCGCCGACCACGCCGTCGACTCCATCGCCGCCCTCGACACCCTCGACCTCGCTCCGACCGCGCGGACGGCGGTGGCGTGGCTGCCGTCGGAGGATCTGTGGCCGGCGATCCAAGTACTCCGGCGGACGTACGACCCGCAGGCCCGGCGCTGGCCGCCGCACGTCAACCTGCTCTTCGGTTTCGTCCCTGAATCCGCGTTCGAGCGGGCCGTCCCGCTGCTGTCCCGGGCTGCGGCCACGACACCGCCGTTCGACATCCGGCTCGACGGCGTGCACACCTTCGGACACCGGGACGACGCCACGGTGTGGCTCGACCCGGCGGGAACCGACCCGGAGCCATGGGCGCGGCTGCGGGCCGCGCTGGAACGGCGGTTCCCGCGGTGCCGGGGCCGTGCCGAGGGATTCACCCCGCATCTGACCCTGGGTCGTGTCCAGGACCCGCGGCCGGTCGCCGCCGACTGCGTCGCGCGGCTCGGCTCCGCCGTGCCGGCCCGGGTCGGGCACCTCGTCCTGCTCTCCCGCCGGGGCGACGAACCGATGTGTCCGCGGGCGACGGTCGCGCTGGGCACCGGCGAGGTGCGGTGGCTGCCCGACCCGACCACCACGTCCACCACGTCCCCCATGGCCACGACGGCCGGCACGCTCGGCGCTGCTGCCGCGGCTGTGGCCGTGGACCCGGACGACCGTGGTGCCGAGCGCACCGCGCGGCGCCTCTCCGACGCCCTCGGCGAAGGCACCGTGCACGTCGTAGGGTCCCGGCGGATGGGCGGCGCGCTGCCCGGAGCGGATCTGGACCTGGTCGCGGCCCTGCCCGGCGTCGTCGGCATGACGGACGTCCTGGCTCGGGTGACCGGGGCTCTTCCGGACGCCGCCCGGGTACGGCAGGTGACCGGCGCCCGGGTGCCGGGGCTTCGGCTGAGCGTCGACGGACTCGGTGTCGACCTGAGCGTGGTCGCCACCGGTCCTCTCCCTCCCGCCGAAGCGGTGGACCACCGCGCCGAGCTGGGCGCGGCGGCCGCGACCGCGCTGAGCGCGGTCAGCGACGCGGACGCCGTACGGAGCGCCGTCGCCGGCCGGCACGCCGCGTTCGCCGGGCTGGCCGCGGAGGTCAAGGCCTGGGCGAAGGCACGCGGTCTCGACTCGGCGCCGTTCGGCGGGCTGCCGGGCCTCGCCTGGTCCGTCCTGGCGGCCCGTACGACCCGCGAGGCGGAGGTCCTGTCCCCGGCCGGACTGCTCCGGGACTTCTTCGGGACCTGGGCCGCATGGGACTGGCGCGAACCGGTCGGCCTCGATCCGGTCGGCCTGGAACCGACCGGGCCCGGTCCGACCGGCCTCGATCAGGCCGGCCACGAACCCTTCGGCCTCGTGGGTGCCGCGTTCGCACGGTCGCCCTCCGCGGTGTCGGTCATGACCCCGACCGACCCGGTCCGTCTCTGCACTTCACAGGTCGGTCCCGGCTTCCGCGACCTCCTGACGGACGAGCTGTACCGCGCCTGGGACATCCTGGAGACGGCCGCGCGGACCGGCGCGGATCCGCTGCCCGCACTGCTGTCTCCCCCGCCTCTGCACCGCCGGCACGCCGCGTGGCTGGTGGTGAGCGTACGTGCGGCCGGGACGGAGGAGTTCGAGCAGACCCGGGGTCGCGTGCGCGGGCGCGTAAGGGCGCTCCTCACTGCTCTGGAGGATGCCGGGACGCCCGACGCGCATGCCTGGCCCCACCCGTTCGGGGAGGGCACGGCGTCGGCGACGTACGCCATCGGCCTCGGCCGGAACCCGCTCGACGCGGCCCGGCTCGACGGGCTCACCCGGGGATGGGGCAGGGGGCTGCCCGGGGTCGTGACCGAGAGGGCGGAATGCGGTGACGTGCCCACCCTCCGCTGCCCCGCACACATTCTTCCTGCGCACCGGGAATGA
- a CDS encoding SMP-30/gluconolactonase/LRE family protein produces MTHTRNSGRPTALVPRHCVSLGGHGPEDVVADPHGGILTGVEDGRVLRVEGLADPARVRVRVIARTGGRPLGLELLPDGDLLVCDARRGLLGVGVRDGTVRVLADTVAGAPLRFCSNAIALTDGTVYFTVSSRRYPLDQWIGDLVEHTGTGMLLRLAPGATEPDVVVEGLQFANGLASAADESFLVVAETGARRLTRVRLTGPAAGRADIFAEDLPGQPDNLWREPGGPIWVALAGPRVPALELLHRRGPALRHAAAGVAVRAPFRPPGTTGVVAVDDEGRVVHRLERRHARFRMVTSVCVADGRLVLGSIWERGIAVCDLPPGTGRT; encoded by the coding sequence ATGACGCACACCCGGAACTCCGGCCGCCCCACGGCACTCGTGCCACGCCACTGCGTGTCCCTCGGCGGTCACGGCCCCGAGGACGTGGTGGCCGACCCGCACGGCGGGATCCTGACCGGCGTCGAGGACGGCCGTGTCCTGCGCGTCGAGGGACTCGCGGACCCCGCCCGCGTCCGGGTCCGGGTGATCGCGCGGACCGGCGGCCGGCCCCTCGGGCTCGAACTCCTCCCGGACGGCGACCTGCTGGTCTGCGACGCCCGACGCGGACTGCTCGGGGTCGGCGTCCGCGACGGCACCGTACGTGTCCTGGCGGACACCGTGGCCGGCGCACCGCTGCGTTTCTGCAGCAACGCGATCGCGCTCACGGACGGCACCGTCTACTTCACCGTCTCCAGCCGCCGCTATCCGCTGGACCAGTGGATCGGAGACCTGGTCGAACACACCGGTACGGGCATGCTGCTGCGCCTGGCTCCCGGCGCCACGGAACCCGACGTGGTGGTGGAGGGGCTGCAGTTCGCCAACGGTCTCGCGTCGGCCGCCGACGAGTCCTTCCTGGTCGTCGCGGAGACCGGCGCCCGGCGTCTCACCCGGGTCCGGCTCACCGGTCCGGCCGCGGGTCGCGCCGACATCTTCGCCGAGGACCTGCCGGGACAGCCGGACAACCTCTGGCGCGAACCCGGCGGCCCGATCTGGGTGGCGCTGGCCGGTCCCCGCGTCCCCGCCCTGGAGCTCCTGCACCGCCGCGGCCCCGCTCTGCGCCACGCGGCAGCCGGCGTCGCGGTGCGCGCGCCGTTCCGGCCGCCGGGCACCACCGGGGTTGTCGCGGTCGACGACGAGGGCCGCGTCGTCCACCGTCTGGAACGCCGCCACGCACGGTTCCGCATGGTCACCAGCGTGTGCGTGGCGGATGGCCGCCTGGTGCTGGGAAGCATCTGGGAACGGGGGATCGCGGTGTGCGACCTGCCGCCCGGCACCGGCCGCACGTGA
- a CDS encoding CsbD family protein, producing the protein MTKNQKAQAKTEQAKGKAKETVGRTVGNERMTAEGRAEKAKGDTRQAKEKMKDIFRH; encoded by the coding sequence GTGACCAAGAACCAGAAGGCACAGGCGAAGACGGAGCAGGCCAAGGGCAAGGCCAAGGAAACCGTCGGCCGCACCGTGGGCAACGAGCGTATGACCGCCGAAGGCAGGGCGGAGAAGGCCAAGGGCGACACCCGCCAGGCCAAGGAGAAAATGAAGGACATTTTCCGGCACTGA
- a CDS encoding VOC family protein — MTAGLKTIIYPVKDLARAKAMFAGLLGAEPYADTAYYVGFKDAGQDVGLDPNGHAKGMTGPVPFWHVDDIRAALAGLLEAGAETLQEVQDVGGGRLIASVKDPDGNLVGLLQDAPGA, encoded by the coding sequence ATGACCGCCGGTCTGAAAACCATCATCTACCCCGTCAAGGACCTCGCACGGGCGAAGGCCATGTTCGCCGGACTGCTGGGGGCGGAACCGTACGCGGACACCGCCTACTACGTCGGGTTCAAGGACGCCGGGCAGGACGTGGGCCTCGATCCCAACGGGCACGCCAAGGGAATGACCGGGCCGGTTCCGTTCTGGCACGTCGACGACATCAGGGCCGCGCTCGCCGGGCTGCTGGAGGCCGGGGCCGAGACGCTGCAGGAGGTCCAGGACGTGGGCGGCGGCAGGCTGATCGCCTCGGTCAAGGACCCGGACGGCAACCTCGTCGGGCTCCTCCAGGACGCGCCCGGCGCATAG
- a CDS encoding ATP-binding protein: MCGEYRAHATDTAADPPASRSPGPRSPAEVREAVRQALDNARRSRGPEATADATAVGDVLLVASELTTNAMLHGGGVTAFEVIPGEREVRLSVSDRSEEMPTPARRAGGSGSLQIGGHGWPIICLLARDIMISILQAGGKRITAVVPLSPR, encoded by the coding sequence ATGTGCGGAGAGTACCGGGCGCACGCCACCGACACGGCGGCCGACCCGCCCGCATCGCGCTCCCCCGGACCGCGCAGCCCGGCCGAGGTACGAGAGGCCGTACGGCAGGCGCTCGACAACGCGCGACGATCCCGCGGACCCGAGGCGACGGCCGATGCGACAGCCGTCGGCGACGTCCTGCTCGTCGCCTCCGAGCTCACCACCAACGCGATGCTGCACGGCGGCGGGGTCACGGCGTTCGAGGTGATACCGGGCGAGCGCGAGGTGCGCCTGTCGGTGAGCGACCGCAGCGAGGAAATGCCGACGCCCGCGCGGCGCGCCGGCGGTTCGGGGTCCTTGCAGATCGGCGGCCATGGCTGGCCGATCATCTGCCTGCTGGCCCGCGACATCATGATCTCGATTCTCCAGGCCGGAGGAAAGCGCATCACGGCCGTCGTGCCGCTCTCTCCCCGGTAA